GGCGACGGCACTGATGCCGTGGTCCATGCGGCGGACCCATGGCACGATGCGGCCGTAGTCGAAGCGCAGGCGTAGTTCCCCCTGCATGGGAACGCTGCCTTTCAGGCCCTCCACGATGCGCACCATGTCCACCGAATCGTCCCGGGCCGGCATGAAGTCCGTGACCCTGACACTTCCCTCGGCAGTGTCCCATTCCGTTTCCAGGATCAGCGTGCCGGGCCGGTAGCGCCGGCGGGTGCAGTTGCCGGCGCCCGCCGGGGCCAACAGCCAGCGTCCCGCTTCAGGGGTGTCCAGCAGCGCCGCGAAGCAGGCCGGTGAGTCGAAGTTGGGCAGGCACATCCAGTCGACGGACCCGTTGCGGGCCACCAGGGCCGCGGTGTGCAGGTCGCCGATGATCGCGTAATCTTCGATTCCTGTCATCTGTCCCTCCAAATGTCGTGACTTACGCCAAAACCGCCAGGACGGCCGTCAAGTAGTCAAGTAACAGAAAGTCCCAGCCCGCCATCTACCCGCCCACCTGGTCCACCGTGAAGGCGGCGAGGAAACCCGCGGCGGTGATCAGCCCAGTGAGCAGATGATGTTCTTCGAAGGCTTCGGGAATCATCGTGTCGGCGAGCATGGCCAGGATGGCTCCGGCCGCTACGGCGGTAATGAAGGCGACCACTTCTTCGGGTGCGCCCTGCAAGGCCAGGAATCCGAGCAGCGCAGCAAGCCCGGAGAGCACGGCAATGCCGCCCCACACACCGAACACATACCCACCCCCGCGTCCGGCCCTTTTCATCCCCGCAGTGCTGGACAGGCCCTCCGGGACGTTAGAGATGAAGACGGCGGCCAGCATTGCAGGGCTAACGGCTCCCGCGGTCACCAGGCCGACGCCCAGGACCACCGACTCGGGTATGCCGTCCAGCAGCGCCCCTATGGCGATGGCCGTCCCGCTGCCGGGTTGCTCTTGTTCCGATGGCTGCTTGCCGCCGGAGCGTTTACGATGCTTGGCACCTCTACTGGCGAGCAGGGAATTGGCGGCGACATAGAGGCCGGCGCCGGTGGCGAACCCGCCGATGGTCGGCCATAGACCGCCGCCGTTCACGGCCTCCTCGACCAGTTGGAAGGACAGTGCGGAGATCAGGACTCCGGCGCCGAAGGACATGACGGAGGACACCACTTTTGGCGGAATCTTCCACTTCCACGCCAGCGCGCATCCGACTACCAGTGCGCCGCCGGCAATGGTGCCCCACATCCATGCCTGCAACCACTCCGGCATCAGGCACCCCCCGCCGTCGCCTGCCGCCTCCGCCGCCGGGCAGTCACCGCCCGGACCACCGCAATGCCCACGAGGACGGCCGCACTTGCCGCTGCCACGGCCAGCATCTGCCGCGCCGTGCGGGTGCTTTCCATCACTGCCCGGGCGTCCGGGCCCGGCTCGGATGTTCTCCCGGTGACCTCACTGTCATCCAGCTCCCAGGCGGAGGCTGGAGGAAAGGTCCCGGCGGGCAGCTTTTCGTTCCGCAGTTCCCGCCGCGAGGCCAGGCGCTCCCGGACTTCGGGATTCGGTGCCGTCACGGCCGTGTCTGCTGCCAGGGCGGCGGGGAGGTCGATGATGTAGGGCTCGCCATAGAAGGCCGCGGAAGCCACCGCGTCCAGCCACGTATTGGTGGGGGCAGTGACGCCGCTCCGCGAGAACCCGGATTCCAGCATGTCCCGGATGTCGGGCAGGCTCCTGCCCTCGGCTTCCCGCGTGACCTCGAAAATTACTGACTGCAGCAGCACTTTCTCTTTCGCGCCGTGGTCCTGGGCGCTGGGGTCCTGGCCTGTGGGGTCGGGGTCAAGCGGTTTGGCGCCGGCCGGGTTCACGCTGTCTGGGGTGGTGCTCATGGGCTTCCTTTCAGTCCTTGCTGTTGTCCATGGCTTCCTGATTCTCACCGGACCCGGTAGTGGCCGGCGTCAGTACTGCGGAAGGACAGCCCGTTGCCGGGGGACTTTCCGGGCCGTACCCACCCGCCGTCGGGGTCAAGCGTGCCGTCAAAGAAGAGGTTTTCGATCCGGACGTGGTCGTGGAACCATTCCAGGTGCCGGAAGTTGGGAGTGGCGGCGGCGACGGCGGCGCTCAGGTGGGGTGCGCAGTGCCCCGAAACGTCCAGGCCGTGCGCCGCAGCAACCGCGGCGACGCGCAGCCATTCGCTGATCCCGCCGCACCTGCTGACGTCCGCCTGCAGGCAGTCCACCGCGCCCGCGCCGCACATTCGCTGGAAGTACTGAAGGCCGGTGCCGTACTCACCGGCTGCCACGTCGGCGTCGACGGCGGCGCGTACGGTCCGCAGCCCGGCGAGGTCGTCGCTGGACACGGGTTCTTCGAACCACGTCACGTCTTCATCCGCAACCTCGCGCAGCACCCGGACCGCCTGTTTGACGGTGTAGCCTCCGTTGGCGTCCACGAACAGTTCGGTGCCGGGCCCGACGGCGGCACGTGCCTGCCGGATGCGGTCCAGGTCCCGTGCCACATGGGTTCCGCCGTCCTGCCCGATTTTGATCTTCACGCGCGGGATGTGCAGCTCCTGGGCCCAGCCCTGGAGCTGCTCCCGCAGCTGGCCTTCGGTGTAGGTGGTGAACCCGCCGCTGCCGTAGACGGCAACCCGGTCACGGACTGCGCCGAGAAGCTTGTGCAGCGGCACCTCCAGCAGCCGGGCCTTCAGGTCCCACAGGGCACAGTCGACGGCGGAAACAGCGTAGGACGCCATCCCGGTCCGGCCGGGATTGCGCACCGCCCGGGCCATCGCTGCCGCTGCGGCCGGCACGTCCAAGACATCGATGCCCTCGACGGCGGGGCCGAGCAAACCTTCCACCAGGGCGGCGGCCGGGGCCGGGGCGTACGTCCAGCCCAGGCCACTCTTCCCGCCGCCGTCCGCTTCCACCAGCACCAGGGTGGTGGAGTCCCAGCTGTAGGTGCCGTCCGCTTCGGGCGCGTCGGTGGGCACCGTGTAGGCGCTCGCCCGTACGGCGGTGACCGGGGTGGAGGCAGCCGGCACCGGTCAGCCCTCCTTGTGCGGCAGGAATTCCTGAAGCTTGGTCTTGACCCCTTCCTTCACCACACCCCAGGCGCTGTCATCGCCCTTGATCATGGCTTCTGCCGTCTTCCGCGCCTGCTCCAGGGTGGCATGCGGCGGAATCGGCGGAATGTCGGGGTCGGTGCGGACGTCCAGGACGGTGGGCCGGTCCGCGGCGAGAGCCTTCTCCCAAGCCGGCCAGACGTCGTCGGGATCCTCCACGTGGAGGCCCTGCAAACCCAGGCTTTCGGCGAAGCCCGCGTAGTCGACGTCGGGCAGGGCCTGGGACTCACGGAAGGCGGGCACCCCGCCCATGGCGCGCATCTCCCACGTGACCTGGTTCAGGTCGTTGTTGTGCAGGACAGCCACCACCAGCCGAGGATCGTCCCATTCCCGCCAGTAGTGTTTGACCGTGATGAGCTCAGCCAGCCCGTTCATCTGCATGGCACCGTCACCGGCGAAGGCGATGGCCGGCCGGTTGGGGTAGGCGAACTTGGCACCGATCGCGTAGGGGACGCCGGGCCCCATGGTGGCCAGGTTGCCGGACAGCGAGCCCCGGACGCCGTCCCGGAACTTCAGCTGCCGCGCATACCAGTTTGCCGAGGAACCGGAGTCCGCACTGAGCATCGCGTCCGCGGGCAAGCGTGTGGACAGCTCCGCGAACAGCCGCATGGGGTTGACCGGGTTGGCGCTGACCATGGCTTCGTCGTGCATGGTTTCCCACCAGCGGCTGATGGCTGACTCCAGGTTCTCCTGCCAGGACCGGTCCTGCTTGCGGTCCAGGTGCGGGATCAGGGCACGCAGGGCGGTGGCGGCGTCCGCGATGATGTTGTATTCGTTCGGGTAGCGCAGGCCAATCATTGTGGGGTCGACATCGATCTGCACGCCGCGGGCCTGACCTGGTTCGGGCAGGAACTGCGTGTAGGGGAAGCTGGACCCCACCGTGAGCAGGGTGTCGCAGTCCCGCATCATTTCATAGCTGGGGCGGGTGCCCAGCAGCCCGATGGAGCCGGTGACGTAGGGCAGGTCATCGGGCAACGAGTCCTTGCCCAGCAGGGCCTTGGCCACCCCCGCTCCCAGCAGTTCGGCCACCTCCCGGACCTCAGCGGCAGCCCCGCGGGCTCCCTGCCCGATCAGGATGGCCACCTTCGAACCCTCGTTCAGGAGCTGCGCCGCCGCCCTGATGGCCTCACCGTCCGGCTTGATGTCCGGCCACTGGACGCCGACGCTGGATGGGACCATCTTGAACTCGTGGGTGGGGGCGGCGTACTCGAGTTCCTGCACGTCTGCCGGGATGATTACCGCCGTGGGCGCCCGCCGGGCCTCGGCGATCCGGATGGCCCGGTCGATGACGTTGGGCAGCTGCTGGGGAACGGTGACCATCTGGACGTAGTCAGCAGCCACATCCTTGAAGAGGGTCAGCAGGTCAACCTCCTGCTGGTAGGAGCCACCCATGGCGCTGCGTGCGGTCTGTCCCACGATGGCCACCACCGGTACGTGGTCCAGCTTGGCGTCGTAGAGGCCGTTGAGCACGTGGATCGCCCCGGGGCCGGAGGTGGCCATGCACACGGCCACCCGACCGCCGAATTTGGCGTACCCCACGGCCTCGAACGCCGCCATCTCCTCATGCCTGGCCTGGATGAATTTCGGCTGGTTGTCCGCCTTGCCAAAGGCGGCCAGGATGCCGTTGATGCCGTCTCCGGGGAAACCGAAGACTTTGTCCACACCCCACTCACCCAGCCGGGAGAGCAGGTAGTCGGCCACTGTGGTTGCCATGATCAGTCTTCCTTTGCGCTCATCGGGGCGCCGCTGCGGGCGCCTTGGATCAGGACACGGGCGGCGCGGGCCGCCAGCGCCATGATGGTCAGGGCCGGGTTGGCGCTGCCCTGGGTCGGCAGCACGCTTCCGTCCGTAACCAGCAGGTTGGGCACCGCGAAACTGCGGAGGTTCCGGTCCACCACGCCTTCATCCTCGGCGGCTGACATCCGGGCGCCGCCCACCAGGTGCGCGTAGCGGTTGATGGTGATGACCTCCTCCGCCCCCGCCGCGGTCAGGATTCGTTCCATGACCTCCTGCGCGGCGGACATCAGCTGCCGGTCGTTGTCACACTGGCTGTAGCTGAAGCGCGCAACAGGGATGCCGTGCCGGTCCGTCTCCTCCGCCAGCGTCACCCGGTTTCCCTCGAGGGGGAGGAATTCGCACAGGGCGCCCAGGCACGCCCAGTGCGGGTAGTCGGTCATGTAGCGGCGCAGGGCGGGGCCCCAGTGCCCCTGGGCGGCAACGTGCTCGGCCCAGGTAATGGGCAGCGGGGACACGCTCTGGATGGAGAACCCCCGTTTGTAGGGCTTCCCCGGGTCCGTTTCGTAGAAGTCCTCTGTGCTGACCTCCGGGGGAGGGGCCTTCCACATCCTCACTTCGGCCTGGAACCGGCCCGCGGTTTGCGGGGCACCCTGGACCATCAGGTACCGGCCCACCTGGTCGAAGTCGTTGCACATGCCGTCCGGGAAACGGGATGAAACGGAGTTCAGCAGCAGCCGTGGTGTCTCAATCGAGTACCCGGCCACGGCCACCATCCGGGCCCGCTGGAACTTCGTTATCCCGCCCTGAACGTATTCGACGCCGGTGGCCCGTCCGGTCCGTTCGTCAAAACCGATCCGGGTGGCCATCGAATCCGCGCGGATCTCGGCCCCGTGTGCCAGGGCGTCCGGGACATGCGTGATCAGCGGGGAAGCCTTGGCGTTGACCTTGCAGCCCTGAAGGCAGAAGCCGCGGTAGATGCAGTGCGGGCGGTTGCCGAAGCGGCCGTTCGCGATGGCCACCGGCCCCACCTTTGCCGTGATCCCGCAGGCGTTGGCACCGCGCAGGAACAGTTCGCCGTTGCCGGACACCGGATGCGGCCGGTGCGGGTAGCCGTGCGGGTCACCCCACGGCCAGTGTTCGCCGGCGACGGGCAGCTCGGCCTCGATGTCCTCGTAGTACGGCCGGAGCTCGGCGTAGTTTAGGGGCCAGTCGGCGCCCACCCCGTCCGCACTGAAGGTCCGGAAATCGCTGGGGTGGAATCGCGGCGTGTACCCGGCGAAGTGGATCATGGACCCGCCCACCCCGCGGCCCGAATTGTTTGACCCGAGCGGCACAGGGTCCGTTCCCGTGATCACACGGGGTTCGGTCCAGTACAGGTGATGGGACCCGGCTTCGTCGCTCACCCAGTCCCGCTCCGGTTCCCAGAACGGACCGGCCTCCAGGGCCACGGCCCGCCAGCCCCAGCGCGCCAGACGCTGCAGCAAGGTGGCGCCGCCTGCTCCGCAGCCGACAATAGCGATGTCCACCTCATCGGTTTCGCTGTAACGCCGCATGTCCGCCCGCAGCCGCAGGTTGCTGCCCGGCCCTGCGGGGAGCAGCCACGCCGATTCGTTGCGCTCGCGGACCCTGTTCATTGCTCTGCCCTGCGGGTGGAGCTGCGGGCCGGGTCGGCATCCGGGCGGACGTCCCGTACCTCGAACGGCTCCAGCCGGTCCACGCCCAGGTTCTTGTACCCCCTCGGATACGCCGGCCCGGCGAATCCGATTTCGTCCCAGGCCAGGGGATGGGAGTAGAAGGCGGTGCAGGCGTACCGGGTCCAGAGGCTCCACACCCGGTCTGCCGGCAGGCCGTGCCAAAGCTCCTGGTGCAGGTCGCAGACGTCCTGCAGGAGTTGGGCCTGCTCAACCGGGTCCAGCAGCGCGAACGTGCAGCCTGCGCGGGAGCCGGCCTCGCGGTCCAACGCAGCCAGCGTGGCCCGCCACGCCTCGCCGTCGCGCGGCATGTTGTCATAGTGCCAGCCATCGGTTTGTTCCTCCGCCAGGCGGGCGTCCACCATGTTCACCACCGGCACGCGCGGTTCACCCCGCTGGGCCAGCAACTGGTCGAAGAGGGCGCGCCCCGCGGCCTCTTCCGCAGGCGTAAAGAAGCGGACGTCCGGTGGCCGGCCCAGGCGGGATTCGACGACGGCGGCCGTGGTCCGGTCCCAATGGTCCGCCTGGGCAAGGGTGCTGAAGCCCGGGTAGCGTCCGCCGCCGTCGGGCCGTTCCAGCGGCAGCCGGCTCACGGCTCGCGCCTGAGGACCGAGGCCAGGAGGCCCATCCCACCCACCAGGGTGACCAGCAGCGGCGCGAACAGGGGCGGGCCCATCTCCAGGTTGTAGCGCAGGTTGGACAGGCCGCCGGGCTTCTGCCGGATCCCCCGCAGATGCAGCCAGGTTCCCTGCAGCCCGTTGGCGACGATGGCCGCGCTCGCCAGCGGCAGTGCGGTTTTGGCCATGCCCTGGCTGAAGACACCCGCCACGCCCGCGGCGGCACCCACCGGGCCCAGGACCACGGGGACCCACATCCACTTGTTGCCGAAACTGGCTTTGTCATGTTCAAGGTAGATTTCCGCTGCCGTGACCAGGGCGCCGGCCGCCGTCAGGCCCGACAGGGAGCGTTCGAACCGCCCGGTCTGCACGTTCCGGATGAGCCGGTCGATGCCGTGGACCGTGCCGGTGACCGGATCCGTTGGTTGTCTGGTCTTCATGATGCTCCTTGTCCGCGGGGCCGGCCTCCTGTTGGGGGTGCCTGCCCGCTCTGCCGTGGCGTCCGGTACTTGGCTTGACTCCGCGCAACCTTTGCAGTCCGGTAACTAACCGGGGAAACTAATGCGTATGGACACACCTGCCGCATCGGAAACCCCCAGGGCGCCGGGAAGCCGGGAAGTTGAAGCAGTGCTGGCTGCCGCGGACGTACTTCTGCGGGTCGTGGCCAGTTCGGTGGCCGAGGTGGAAGACATCGTCAACACGCCGCAGTTGCGCGTGCTGGTCCGTATCCACGTCCTCGGGCCCCAGAACCTGGGCGGCGTGGCCGCCGAACTGGGCGTCCACGCTTCGAACGCCACCCGCATCTGCGACCGCCTGGTGGCGGCGGGCCTGCTTGAACGCCGCGAGGATCCTGCGGACCGGCGGTACATCGTCCTGGAGCTGACCGGGAAGGGACAAACCCTGGTCAACACCGTGCTGGAGCACCGGCGGCAGGCCATCGCCGACGTGATTTCGCGGATGCCGGCCGGGCGCCGCCCTGCACTGGCTGCGGCGATGGAGGCCTTCGCCGCCGCCGCCGGGGGCCACGGGACGTCCGACGGCCGTTTTACGCTGGGGGCCGGCGCCTGAACGGGCCGGGACCGGGAGTGGCAACCCATACCTCCATTGAACGGCGGTAATTGCGGTGACGCAATAGTTGGCGGAAAGCACCGGAATGCTTGGGCTGCCACGGCGCCGGGTGCGCTGTTCATGTCCGTTCAGGTCCCTTGCCGCGGAGTGATGCCCCACTGACCCGTATGGGACTGCCCGGCATGGAGGGTGATCAGCCCCTCGCCCGAATTGAACGCGTCCGGAGCGCATGTCATTGGCTCGACGCCCAGGCCTGTCCGCCGCCGGTCGGGCTGGGGGAGGGTGTCCCCGGTGAAGATCTCCAGGTACGGGTACGTTTCGTCCGCCCAGAGCTCCACCGCCGCGGAGCTGTCGGGCCGCACGAGCCTCACCCGCGCCCGCCCGTCCGCGTCCCGGATCAGGTCCGTATAGGCGACGTCGATGTGCCGGGCGCCGAGCTGCCGGAGCTCACGCAGGTCATACTCCGTGCCGTCCACCCGCTCATGGGCCGTCGGAATGCCCCGGTCATCCACTGGCAGGAAGGTCCGCCCCGGCACCTCGACCAATCCCGCGTCGATGGTCCCGCCCGCCAGTCCCAGGCTCAGGTAGGGGTGCGCCCCGGTGCCAAAGGGGCACGGGTCCGGGCTCCGGTTGGTGACTGTCGTGCGCACGCTCAGCCCGCCGTCGTCGAGCCCGTAGTCCAGGCTGCAGTCAAGCACCCATGGCCACCCCTGGCAGGAATGCAGCGTGTAAGCGAAGGAAATGCTGTCCTCCGATTGTTCCCGGACCTCCCAGTTCCGCCAGCGGGTAAGCCCATGGATGGCCCCGCTTTTCTCCGGCTCGCTGAGGTCCAGCTGATAGGTGCCGCCGTCCCACTCATACCTGCCGTTCCTGATCCGATTGGGCCACGGAATAAGGGATTGTCCCCTGGCTCCCGTGCACATCTCCTCAGGACCGTATCCGTCCAGGAGGGGGCGTCCGTCCAGGAAATACCCGCGCAAAGCCCCGCCTACCTCCGTCAGCTGTGCGCTCTGCCGGCCGTGCCGGATTTCGTATTGCCGGCCGGAGGGGAGCAGCTGGCCGCTGTTCCGCTCTGGCCCCTGCCGGGGCTTGGCGGGGGAGGAGGTCCTGGCTTCGGGGTTCATGACTGCCTCTTTATCCTGCCGCCGTCCGCCTGGAGTTCCAGGACCACCTTGACGTCGTGGGGATGGTGGTCGAAAGCCCCGGCGAAGTTGCCTAGCGGCACGCGGCGGGTGATGAGCCGCCGCAACCAGTCCGTGTCAGCAGCTGCCAGCGCCTTGGCGCCGGCGTCGTAGTGGCGCCGGTTGGCGTTGACGCTGCCAAAGACCACGCCGTTCATCAGCACCTCCTCGCGGTTCAGGGCGCCTACATCAACCCCTGTCCGCTTCCCGGTGCCGGAGACGCCGGTCAGGCACGTAATCGCGTCCTGGGCGCGGCAGCGCAGCGCATCGAGCACCACGGCGGTAACGCCCGTGCATTCGACCGTGACATCCGGTTTGAGGCCGGAGTCGGGAAGGGACTCGCTGTGATAGGTGGCGCCCAGATCCCGGACCAGCCCCGGTTTCGGGCCGTCCGTGACGACGTCGAAGACATGGACGTCCAGGCCCTGCTGGACACCCAGGAGGGCCGCAAGCAGGCCAACAGGTCCGGCTCCGGTTACGACAGCCAGGTGGGGATCGAAGTAGGCGCGCTGCCCGATCCGGCCGATCTGCTCCCAGGCTTTGGCCACGATGGTGGTGGGCTCCAGCAGCACGCCTGCCTCTTCCATCCCCGCGTCCAGTTTCACCATGGCCTGCGGTTCTGCGCGCCACCGCTCCCGGGCAAACCCGTCCCGGCCTTTGATGCCGTGCTCGGTGTACTTGCCGTTCAGGCACATATCCCACTCGCCGGCAGCGCAGGCTTTGCACGGTTCAGGGTCCGGCCGGCGGACAATGCCCACCACCAGGTCCCCTTCCGTCAGGCCGGAGTCCCGGGGAGCCTCCCGGACCCGGCCCAGGTTTTCATGGCCAAGAACCAGGTAGTCCTGGCCGGGCGGAGCCTCCCCGTACGCCGCCGCGATGATTTCGGTGTCGGTGCCGCACAGGCCAACGGCGAGGGCTTCAACCAGGACCGGCCCCTGGCTGTCCGGTGGTTCCGGGATGCCGCGAAGCTGTAGTGAGTCCTTTTTCCCTGGCGTAACCGTCAATGCTTGCATGTGCTTCTCCTTCAAGCGAAGGGTCATCTACCGCCAGTCTCCCGCGATATTTGCGCTAGCGCAACGGAATTTTGTGCGAGCCTGCCGCGCACGACTGGGAACCGGTCCGTGGCGGCCGGGCTGGGCGTGTCGTGTCTAAACGACAGCGGCCAGCAGCAAGGTGAGCACGAACCCGACGATGGAGATCAGCGTTTCCATGACGGACCAGGTCTTGATCGTTTGTCCTACGGTCAGCCCGAAGTATTCCTTGACCAGCCAAAAACCCGCGTCGTTGACATGGGAAAAGAACAGCGACCCGGCACCAATGGCGAGCACAACGAGCGCTATTTGAGCCGGAGGCAGCCCGGTTGCCACGGGCGCGATGATGCCTGCCGCCGTTACCGTCGCTACCGTTGCCGAACCTGTTGCCAGCCGAATGAGCACAGCGATGATCCATCCCAGCACCAGGGCGGACAGGCTGGCTGCCACGGCGATCTTGGCGATGGCCGTACCGGTGCCGCCGTCGACCAGAACCTGCTTGAAGCCGCCGCCTGCGCCGACGATGAGCATCACCCCGACAATCGGCAACAGGCTCTGGCCGATCTTCTTCGTCAGAACCGACGCCGAGAAGCCCACCCTTGTGCCGAAGGTAACCATGGCCAGGAGCACCGCCACCAGCAGGGCAAAGACCGGATCGCCGATGAAGTCCAGCAGCGGCCGCAGCGGGTCGCCTTTGTCCATCCAAATGTCCGCCCCGGCTTTGATCAGCATGAGCACCAGCGGGGACAACAGGGTCACCAGGGTCCAGGCGAAGGATGGACTGCGGGTGGCGTCGGGATCCTGAGCCTTGGCCAGGGGCGCGTCACCACCCCGCGGATCACCCCGGCGCGGACTGGCGGGTTGAGCACCCGAAACTGGAAGCTCCGAATTTTGTGCGTTGCCGCCGGCACCGACTGTCACGGCCAGTCCCGCCCCGGCGGCACCAATGGGTACCAGCCGCGCGGCAAGACGGCCAAACAAGGGACCGGCGATAATGACGGTTGGAACCGCAATCAGGAGGCCGAAGGCAAGGGTCACACCGACGTTGGCGTGCAGGATGCCGATCGCGGCCAAGGGGCCCGGATGCGGCGGGATGAATCCGTGGAGCACAGACAGGCCTGCCAGGGCCGGAATGCCGAGCAGCATGGCCGGCCCCTTGGAACGGTGCACGGCCAGCATCACAACCGGTATGAGCAGCACCAGGCCGATCTCGAAAAACATGGGGATGCCGATGATGCCGGCGATCAGCGCCATCTTCCAGGGCAGCGTTGCCGGCCGGCCGTGGAGGAGGGTATCCACGATCTTGTCCGCCCCGCCGGAATCTGCCAACAGCTTGCCCAGCATGGCTCCGAGTGCGATGAGGACGCCGACGTAGCCAAGCACACCGCCGACCCCGTTTTCGTAGGAGGTGGTCACTTTGTCCAGCGCAATGCCGGAGGCGATGCCCACGAAGAGCGCCCCAATACTCAGGGCCAGGAAAGCGTGCATTTTCGCCCAGACGATCAGCAGGACAACAATCGCAATGCCGATGGCTGCAACGACAAGAACCTGGGTGTCATGGCCGTTCCATGGCTGGTTCATGAGGTCCGTGGTGCTGTCTGTGGCGACCCGGGTAGCGGGCCCGACGAGGCTGAGGCTTCCGTTCATGGCGCTCCTCCGTTCAGCTCGGTTTCAGGCCGAGCTGATCGATGATTTGTTGGGCAATCACTCCGGGATTCGGTCCGACATCGACGCGGATTCCGGGCTCATCCTGGGTTAGCTCCTCGAGGTCGGCGAACTGACTCGACAACAGGCTCGCGGGCATGAAATGCGCGTGCCGCCCGGCCAGCCGCTCGCCGATCGTTGTCTCGGAGCCGGACAGGAAAACGAAGACGACGCCGGATCGCCGCCGGTTAATAATCTTCCGGTAAGAGCGCTTGAGCGCCGAACACGTGATGACCCCGTTTTCCCCCTGATCCAGCCTCCGCTCGACCCAGCCGGCAACCTTCTCCAGCCACGGATATCTGTCTTCATCCGTCAGTGGATGTCCTGCGGTCATCTTCTCGATATTTGCGCGGGGGTGCAGCGCGTCGCCTTCTTCGAAGGCCCAGCCCAGCCGGCCGGCAAGGAGTGCGCCAACGGTGGATTTGCCGGACCCGGAGACGCCCATGACAACCAGTACCACCGGTTCAGCCAGGGGAGCCGTCGGCGCGACGCGCGGGTCCATGGAGCCATCTTGGCAGCACCGGAGCCCGGGCGCCAGAGCACAGGTCCATGCCATCGGCACGGACCTGGCAACCGTGGGTCACTGCGCTTTTAACCTGGTCGCCTCCTGCCGTTGACTCTGTTCAGAGCCGCGAGGAGACTTTTATTTCGGGGGGGTGCCTCGTCGAAAGGAGCCCCAAATGCCGTGGCATGTCGAGGGTACCTATTTTGAGAACTGCAATTGCGACATGGCCTGCCCGTGCACCCTTTCAGGGCTAACGGCACCGGCCGATAACGAACGCTGCAACCTGGCCCTGGCCTTCCATGTCGAAACCGGCGAAGTGAACGGTGTCGAGGTGGGTGGTCTGACGGTCTGCGTTGTGGCCGATACTCCTGCCCTGATGAGTGATGGGGGCTGGAAAGTCGGAGTTCTGATGGACGCCGCAGCCTCGGCTGAGCAGGCCGAGGCGCTCGGTGCGGTCTTTGGCGGCCAGCTCGGCGGACCGATGGAAGGCCTCGCCCCCTTGATCGGCGAAATGGCCGGCATGGAGTCCCTAAAGATGGCCTACACCGACGACGGGCGTATCCACCAGGTCCAGGTTGGCAGTGCCGTGGACATAGTGGTGGAGGACTTTGTGTCTCCCCTGGATTCCACAGGACAAGGCGTGAAAGTCAGTGGCGTCGGGTTCCCGGCAGACACCCTGGCTTCCGGCACCTCCAGCACCGCCCGCGTCGACGTGTTCGGAATGACGTGGGACAACAGCGGGAAGAACTCCTACTCCGCCCCGTTCGCCTGGTCCGCTTAAGTGCCGGGCAGGGCCGGCCTTTCAGTCAGCCACCATGCAGCCGAG
The window above is part of the Pseudarthrobacter sp. IC2-21 genome. Proteins encoded here:
- a CDS encoding GMC family oxidoreductase, which produces MNRVRERNESAWLLPAGPGSNLRLRADMRRYSETDEVDIAIVGCGAGGATLLQRLARWGWRAVALEAGPFWEPERDWVSDEAGSHHLYWTEPRVITGTDPVPLGSNNSGRGVGGSMIHFAGYTPRFHPSDFRTFSADGVGADWPLNYAELRPYYEDIEAELPVAGEHWPWGDPHGYPHRPHPVSGNGELFLRGANACGITAKVGPVAIANGRFGNRPHCIYRGFCLQGCKVNAKASPLITHVPDALAHGAEIRADSMATRIGFDERTGRATGVEYVQGGITKFQRARMVAVAGYSIETPRLLLNSVSSRFPDGMCNDFDQVGRYLMVQGAPQTAGRFQAEVRMWKAPPPEVSTEDFYETDPGKPYKRGFSIQSVSPLPITWAEHVAAQGHWGPALRRYMTDYPHWACLGALCEFLPLEGNRVTLAEETDRHGIPVARFSYSQCDNDRQLMSAAQEVMERILTAAGAEEVITINRYAHLVGGARMSAAEDEGVVDRNLRSFAVPNLLVTDGSVLPTQGSANPALTIMALAARAARVLIQGARSGAPMSAKED
- a CDS encoding ZIP family zinc transporter → MPEWLQAWMWGTIAGGALVVGCALAWKWKIPPKVVSSVMSFGAGVLISALSFQLVEEAVNGGGLWPTIGGFATGAGLYVAANSLLASRGAKHRKRSGGKQPSEQEQPGSGTAIAIGALLDGIPESVVLGVGLVTAGAVSPAMLAAVFISNVPEGLSSTAGMKRAGRGGGYVFGVWGGIAVLSGLAALLGFLALQGAPEEVVAFITAVAAGAILAMLADTMIPEAFEEHHLLTGLITAAGFLAAFTVDQVGG
- a CDS encoding thiamine pyrophosphate-requiring protein yields the protein MATTVADYLLSRLGEWGVDKVFGFPGDGINGILAAFGKADNQPKFIQARHEEMAAFEAVGYAKFGGRVAVCMATSGPGAIHVLNGLYDAKLDHVPVVAIVGQTARSAMGGSYQQEVDLLTLFKDVAADYVQMVTVPQQLPNVIDRAIRIAEARRAPTAVIIPADVQELEYAAPTHEFKMVPSSVGVQWPDIKPDGEAIRAAAQLLNEGSKVAILIGQGARGAAAEVREVAELLGAGVAKALLGKDSLPDDLPYVTGSIGLLGTRPSYEMMRDCDTLLTVGSSFPYTQFLPEPGQARGVQIDVDPTMIGLRYPNEYNIIADAATALRALIPHLDRKQDRSWQENLESAISRWWETMHDEAMVSANPVNPMRLFAELSTRLPADAMLSADSGSSANWYARQLKFRDGVRGSLSGNLATMGPGVPYAIGAKFAYPNRPAIAFAGDGAMQMNGLAELITVKHYWREWDDPRLVVAVLHNNDLNQVTWEMRAMGGVPAFRESQALPDVDYAGFAESLGLQGLHVEDPDDVWPAWEKALAADRPTVLDVRTDPDIPPIPPHATLEQARKTAEAMIKGDDSAWGVVKEGVKTKLQEFLPHKEG
- a CDS encoding MarR family winged helix-turn-helix transcriptional regulator, translated to MDTPAASETPRAPGSREVEAVLAAADVLLRVVASSVAEVEDIVNTPQLRVLVRIHVLGPQNLGGVAAELGVHASNATRICDRLVAAGLLERREDPADRRYIVLELTGKGQTLVNTVLEHRRQAIADVISRMPAGRRPALAAAMEAFAAAAGGHGTSDGRFTLGAGA
- a CDS encoding enolase C-terminal domain-like protein, whose protein sequence is MPAASTPVTAVRASAYTVPTDAPEADGTYSWDSTTLVLVEADGGGKSGLGWTYAPAPAAALVEGLLGPAVEGIDVLDVPAAAAAMARAVRNPGRTGMASYAVSAVDCALWDLKARLLEVPLHKLLGAVRDRVAVYGSGGFTTYTEGQLREQLQGWAQELHIPRVKIKIGQDGGTHVARDLDRIRQARAAVGPGTELFVDANGGYTVKQAVRVLREVADEDVTWFEEPVSSDDLAGLRTVRAAVDADVAAGEYGTGLQYFQRMCGAGAVDCLQADVSRCGGISEWLRVAAVAAAHGLDVSGHCAPHLSAAVAAATPNFRHLEWFHDHVRIENLFFDGTLDPDGGWVRPGKSPGNGLSFRSTDAGHYRVR
- a CDS encoding gluconate 2-dehydrogenase subunit 3 family protein codes for the protein MSRLPLERPDGGGRYPGFSTLAQADHWDRTTAAVVESRLGRPPDVRFFTPAEEAAGRALFDQLLAQRGEPRVPVVNMVDARLAEEQTDGWHYDNMPRDGEAWRATLAALDREAGSRAGCTFALLDPVEQAQLLQDVCDLHQELWHGLPADRVWSLWTRYACTAFYSHPLAWDEIGFAGPAYPRGYKNLGVDRLEPFEVRDVRPDADPARSSTRRAEQ